A stretch of Gemmatimonas aurantiaca T-27 DNA encodes these proteins:
- the gcvP gene encoding aminomethyl-transferring glycine dehydrogenase, whose product MVMATRTISPAPAAGDSFIPRHVGPSAADQQAMLSTLGYPTLDAFIDAVVPEAIRFRSTLQTGAEQTEAEVLASLRQIASRNRVYRSYIGMGYYGTHTPNVILRNIMENPAWYTAYTPYQAEIAQGRLEALLNYQTLVIDLTGLEIANASLLDEGTAAAEAMALAFAAKGNATRNVFLVASDCHAQTISVVQARAEARGIVVRVVDAAQMAADATVFGVLLQYPGTDGAVVDYRGLCEQVHATGALTIVASDLLALCLLTPPGEWGADMVVGSSQRFGVPMGYGGPHAAFFATRDEFKRLLPGRIIGMSRDIEGTPALRMALQTREQHIRREKATSNVCTAQVLLAVMASMYAVYHGPKGLVQIAERVHGRAATLAAGLEKLGFAIMHEHYFDTIRVEVGAHGQQDILAAADSRQMNLRVLEPGTLTIAVDETTTAADIADLWAVFNGNAAADFSYDDVAAGVDTRYDERFRRVTPFLTHPTFHRYHSETEMLRYLYSLQAKDFSLVHGMIPLGSCTMKLNATAEMIPVTWPEFGQLHPFAPRSQAEGYAQMFEELEHDLAEVTGFAGVSLQPNAGSQGEYAGLLVIRAYHEARKEGHRTVCLIPQSAHGTNPASAVMAGFSVVVVKTDTDGNIDVADLEAKAAQHAANLGALMVTYPSTHGVFEESIKDITAIIHRHGGQVYMDGANMNAMVGIARPGDLGADVCHLNLHKTFCIPHGGGGPGMGPIGVASQLVPFLPTHPVVSVSGDQAIGPVSAAPWGSASILPISYVYIKMMGGEGLALATKIAILNANYIAKRLEAHYPVLYRGQHGLVAHECILDTRNVKSAGIEAEDIAKRLMDYGFHAPTLSFPVAGTLMVEPTESESKAEIDRFIEAMIGIREEIAAVERGEADREDNVLKNAPHTATHCTSDDWSHPYTRQQAAYPTAWTRDRKFWPAVRRVESAFGDRNLVCACPPIEDYAPSA is encoded by the coding sequence ATGGTCATGGCCACGCGCACCATCTCGCCCGCACCCGCGGCGGGCGATTCGTTCATTCCGCGTCATGTGGGTCCCAGCGCCGCCGATCAGCAGGCAATGCTGTCGACGCTCGGATATCCCACCCTCGATGCCTTTATTGACGCAGTGGTGCCCGAAGCGATCCGCTTCCGGAGCACGCTGCAGACCGGTGCAGAACAGACCGAAGCCGAGGTCCTCGCCTCGCTGCGACAGATCGCGTCGCGCAATCGTGTGTACCGCTCCTACATCGGGATGGGCTACTACGGCACCCACACGCCGAACGTCATCCTGCGCAACATCATGGAAAATCCGGCGTGGTACACGGCGTACACGCCGTATCAGGCCGAGATCGCGCAGGGCCGTCTGGAGGCGCTGCTCAACTACCAGACGCTGGTGATCGATCTCACGGGGCTCGAGATCGCCAACGCGTCCCTGCTCGACGAAGGCACGGCTGCGGCCGAGGCCATGGCACTGGCGTTTGCGGCCAAGGGCAACGCCACCCGCAACGTGTTCCTCGTGGCGTCCGATTGTCATGCACAGACGATCTCGGTGGTACAGGCACGAGCGGAAGCGCGTGGCATCGTGGTGCGCGTGGTCGATGCGGCCCAGATGGCCGCCGATGCGACGGTGTTTGGCGTGTTGCTGCAGTACCCCGGCACCGACGGCGCGGTGGTCGACTATCGCGGCCTGTGTGAACAGGTGCATGCCACCGGCGCACTGACCATTGTGGCGAGCGACTTGTTGGCGCTGTGCCTGCTCACGCCGCCGGGGGAATGGGGCGCGGACATGGTCGTTGGCAGCTCGCAGCGCTTTGGTGTGCCGATGGGTTACGGTGGCCCGCACGCGGCGTTCTTTGCGACACGCGATGAGTTCAAGCGCTTGCTGCCCGGTCGTATCATCGGCATGTCGCGCGATATCGAAGGCACCCCGGCGCTGCGCATGGCGCTGCAGACGCGCGAGCAGCACATCCGTCGTGAGAAGGCCACCAGCAATGTGTGCACGGCGCAGGTGTTGCTGGCGGTCATGGCCAGCATGTACGCGGTGTATCACGGCCCCAAGGGGCTGGTGCAGATTGCCGAGCGCGTGCACGGTCGTGCCGCGACGCTTGCCGCGGGTCTCGAGAAGCTGGGCTTTGCCATCATGCACGAGCACTACTTCGACACGATTCGTGTGGAAGTTGGTGCGCATGGTCAGCAGGACATTCTGGCGGCCGCCGACTCGCGTCAGATGAACTTGCGGGTGCTGGAGCCGGGTACGCTCACCATCGCCGTGGACGAAACGACCACGGCCGCCGATATCGCCGACCTGTGGGCGGTGTTCAACGGCAATGCCGCGGCTGACTTCAGCTACGACGATGTGGCGGCCGGTGTGGACACCCGCTACGACGAGCGTTTCCGTCGTGTGACGCCGTTCCTCACGCACCCCACGTTCCATCGTTATCACAGCGAAACCGAGATGCTGCGCTATCTCTATTCGCTGCAGGCCAAGGATTTTTCGCTGGTGCATGGCATGATTCCGCTCGGATCATGCACGATGAAGCTGAACGCCACGGCGGAGATGATTCCGGTGACGTGGCCCGAGTTCGGGCAGTTGCATCCTTTTGCGCCGCGTTCGCAGGCCGAAGGTTATGCGCAGATGTTCGAGGAGCTCGAACATGACCTCGCCGAGGTGACGGGATTTGCCGGTGTGTCGCTGCAGCCGAATGCGGGTTCCCAGGGCGAGTATGCCGGTTTGCTGGTCATCCGCGCGTATCACGAAGCGCGCAAGGAAGGCCATCGCACCGTGTGCCTCATCCCGCAGTCGGCGCACGGCACCAACCCGGCCAGCGCCGTCATGGCCGGTTTTTCCGTGGTGGTGGTGAAGACCGACACCGATGGCAACATCGATGTGGCCGATCTCGAAGCCAAGGCCGCGCAGCACGCCGCCAATCTGGGCGCGCTGATGGTGACCTATCCCAGCACGCACGGGGTGTTCGAAGAGAGCATCAAGGACATCACGGCGATCATCCATCGTCATGGTGGCCAGGTGTACATGGACGGCGCCAACATGAACGCCATGGTGGGCATCGCTCGCCCGGGTGATCTTGGCGCCGACGTGTGTCACCTCAACCTGCACAAGACGTTCTGTATCCCACACGGTGGTGGCGGCCCGGGCATGGGTCCCATTGGTGTGGCATCACAGCTCGTGCCGTTCCTGCCCACGCATCCGGTGGTGTCGGTGAGCGGCGACCAGGCCATCGGCCCGGTGTCGGCGGCGCCGTGGGGCAGCGCGAGCATCCTGCCCATCTCGTACGTGTACATCAAGATGATGGGCGGTGAAGGGCTGGCACTGGCCACCAAGATCGCGATCCTGAACGCGAACTACATCGCCAAGCGGTTGGAGGCGCACTACCCGGTGCTCTATCGCGGCCAGCATGGCCTCGTGGCACACGAGTGCATTCTGGACACCCGCAATGTGAAGTCGGCTGGTATCGAGGCCGAGGACATTGCGAAGCGCCTGATGGACTATGGCTTCCACGCTCCGACGCTGTCGTTCCCGGTGGCCGGCACGCTGATGGTGGAACCCACCGAGAGCGAGTCGAAGGCGGAAATCGATCGTTTCATCGAAGCCATGATCGGCATTCGGGAAGAGATCGCCGCGGTGGAACGTGGTGAGGCCGATCGCGAAGACAACGTGCTCAAGAACGCACCGCACACGGCGACGCATTGCACGAGCGACGACTGGTCGCACCCGTATACGCGGCAGCAGGCGGCGTATCCCACGGCGTGGACGCGTGATCGCAAGTTCTGGCCGGCTGTGCGCCGCGTGGAAAGTGCGTTCGGTGATCGCAATCTCGTGTGCGCCTGCCCACCGATCGAAGACTACGCGCCGTCGGCGTGA
- the gcvH gene encoding glycine cleavage system protein GcvH: MSNIPADLRYTKDHEYVRTTTDSGVVAIGITDFAQGELGDIVYVELPKVGATYGEHDVFGTVEAVKAVSELFMPVSGEVVEVNGRLDGEPALINTDPYGDGWMIKVRLAAGGDAGLMTADEYKAQVG, encoded by the coding sequence GTGTCGAACATCCCCGCCGACCTGCGCTATACGAAGGACCATGAATACGTCCGCACGACCACTGACAGCGGTGTCGTGGCCATCGGCATCACCGATTTTGCGCAGGGTGAGCTGGGCGACATCGTCTACGTCGAGCTGCCCAAGGTTGGCGCGACGTATGGCGAGCACGATGTCTTTGGCACCGTGGAAGCCGTAAAGGCCGTCTCCGAGCTGTTCATGCCGGTGTCCGGCGAAGTGGTGGAGGTCAACGGGCGTCTCGATGGAGAGCCCGCGTTGATCAACACCGATCCTTATGGCGACGGCTGGATGATCAAGGTGCGCCTCGCGGCCGGCGGTGACGCGGGCCTGATGACAGCCGACGAATACAAAGCACAGGTTGGCTGA
- the coaE gene encoding dephospho-CoA kinase → MLHLALTGNIASGKSTVSTMLARHGATIIDADQLAREAVAVGTPGLEAVVDRFGAGMLQADGSLDRAALRRVVFHDAAARDALNAIVHPTVGRLREEALAAARTRGDRVVISDIPLLFEVGLEHAFDGVILVDAPAPVRLERIVQTRGLPRADAQAMIDAQWPSERKRRDAHWVIDNEGDLATLQARVDSLWTTLLTLPAGGPLPQRVPTADTTP, encoded by the coding sequence ATGCTGCACCTCGCGCTCACCGGCAACATCGCGTCAGGAAAGTCGACCGTGTCCACCATGCTGGCCCGCCATGGCGCCACGATCATCGACGCCGATCAACTGGCGCGTGAAGCCGTGGCCGTGGGCACGCCAGGCCTCGAAGCCGTGGTCGACCGCTTCGGCGCCGGCATGCTGCAGGCAGACGGATCACTCGATCGTGCCGCGCTGCGCCGTGTCGTATTTCACGACGCCGCCGCACGAGATGCCCTGAATGCGATCGTGCACCCGACCGTGGGGCGGCTCCGTGAAGAAGCCCTCGCGGCCGCGCGGACCCGTGGCGACCGGGTGGTCATTTCCGACATCCCCCTGCTCTTCGAAGTTGGGCTCGAACACGCGTTCGATGGGGTCATCCTCGTGGACGCTCCAGCGCCCGTGCGGCTCGAGCGCATCGTACAGACCCGGGGGCTGCCGCGGGCCGACGCCCAGGCTATGATCGATGCGCAGTGGCCATCGGAACGGAAGCGCCGCGATGCACATTGGGTCATCGACAACGAGGGTGATCTCGCGACGCTGCAGGCGCGCGTGGACTCCCTCTGGACAACACTGTTGACCTTGCCGGCCGGTGGCCCGCTTCCGCAACGCGTGCCGACAGCGGATACTACGCCCTGA
- a CDS encoding helix-turn-helix transcriptional regulator: MGVIATLLAHEPRLARLRTAARDRYRFVPCEDWTSLTRACERGPINVVVFDLYVDGRADFERVRQLRVRVPRAALVAYVDITRERARDMFDAGRCGIDVLIVAEETDTPQLLATLLDQAEARSVSSLLKPHLAGLRSVVRDAVMLSVTRAHERLTPDSLARLIAVSRRLLSKRLEGAQLPPPHQLLTWGRLIVAASMLEDGSRSADGVASALDFPSGSAFRNTCQRYLGCTPHQIRLRGGAQWVIQELLVNREKRRQVSDIEEDMQDSAAA; the protein is encoded by the coding sequence ATGGGCGTAATCGCGACGCTTCTCGCTCACGAACCCCGACTCGCCCGGCTACGTACCGCCGCGCGTGATCGGTATCGCTTCGTGCCTTGCGAGGATTGGACTTCGCTGACCCGTGCGTGCGAGCGCGGGCCGATCAATGTTGTCGTCTTCGATTTGTATGTCGATGGACGCGCGGACTTCGAACGCGTGCGTCAGTTGCGCGTCCGTGTGCCCCGGGCGGCCTTGGTGGCATATGTCGATATCACCCGCGAACGAGCGCGCGACATGTTCGACGCCGGTCGCTGTGGCATCGATGTGCTCATCGTCGCGGAAGAAACCGACACGCCGCAGTTGCTCGCGACGCTGCTCGACCAGGCCGAGGCACGCAGCGTGTCCAGCTTGCTCAAGCCGCATCTGGCCGGACTGCGCAGTGTGGTGCGTGACGCGGTCATGCTGTCGGTGACCCGTGCACACGAGCGCCTGACGCCGGACAGCCTGGCCCGCCTCATCGCGGTGTCGCGTCGTTTGCTGTCCAAGCGTCTCGAGGGGGCGCAGCTACCGCCACCGCATCAGTTGCTCACGTGGGGACGTCTGATCGTCGCCGCGAGCATGCTGGAAGACGGCTCGCGGAGCGCCGACGGTGTGGCCAGTGCGCTCGACTTCCCGTCGGGCAGCGCGTTCCGCAACACCTGCCAGCGCTACCTGGGGTGCACACCGCACCAGATCCGTCTGCGTGGTGGTGCCCAGTGGGTCATCCAGGAGCTGCTCGTCAATCGTGAGAAGCGACGTCAGGTCTCTGACATCGAAGAGGACATGCAGGACTCTGCCGCCGCGTGA
- a CDS encoding hybrid sensor histidine kinase/response regulator has translation MSAIPPSAVTALIDAANTLGGALLVFDDQGRIVGANAQAAELFGLSRRGALPLPYAELRDQHAEFVGWLDASFAGRQATPFELNAACGGVPCWWTSVLTQAPASTDDAESARWWLWRAHDITAWRAPQRFVPEQAHMAALAESEARLRGVLDAGFDAVCVVRAVRSVDGTIRDFLILDANRLAGERAGMAREAMIGQPVLTVFPKSRDWGLWEECCRVLLTREPLETTHAAPIDDQPVRWLQRQIVPVDVESLAISSRDVTDRHVEQMAIAASEERHRQLFENNGAMQLLVDAETSLILDVNASAEAFYGWSRATMRGMYVTDLDAAPLEHWRTVVAKIAIGTGTRVAQDHRLATGERRRVETFLGVAEISGRRAVHIIVQDITDRAQAERRLRESEAQFRAVINGMREGVLLYDEAGVIRVCNPSAERILDIEASRLIGSEPSRIDWHAQREDGSTWPQDAPPGLVALHSGQSQMQQLMAIQRKDGETTWISVTAEPIVRNGESKAHGAVSVFNDVTETRASSERLQQMQKLEAIAQLAGGIAHDFNNLLTVITGATSFLRDSLDTESPLLEDIAAIERASERAEELTRQLLAVGRRQMLHTELVEMNHYLRELQPSIRELLPDAVELRYELSATPVAAALDRSRLGDAILALVANAGAAMPTGGVLTLTTQDVVCPHPHDHAVGARRRPYVVLAVQDTGAGMDDGTRARLFEPFFSTQPFGNSRGMGLASVHGMVHQSRGFIECDSVPGMGTTLRLFFPMSGTPQTVCAVEPRSESRQSSSGAVLVVDDDPMLRELGRRMIEKIGEFAFTAASGAEALAFLEQRAGDVSTVVTDLTMPDMGGLELIATLSERYPTIPVVAISGFTVQVGARAALDARQVPFVAKPFTIPELAQALAVARARHADSATR, from the coding sequence GTGTCCGCCATTCCTCCTTCTGCCGTCACTGCATTGATCGACGCCGCCAATACTCTTGGCGGGGCGTTGCTCGTGTTCGATGATCAGGGTCGGATCGTGGGGGCCAATGCGCAGGCCGCAGAACTGTTCGGCCTTTCACGGCGGGGCGCGTTGCCATTGCCCTACGCCGAGCTGCGGGATCAGCACGCCGAGTTCGTGGGTTGGCTCGATGCGAGTTTTGCGGGGCGGCAGGCAACCCCCTTCGAGCTCAACGCCGCCTGCGGTGGGGTCCCCTGCTGGTGGACCAGTGTGCTGACGCAAGCGCCGGCATCGACGGATGACGCCGAGTCTGCGCGATGGTGGCTCTGGCGCGCGCACGACATCACGGCATGGCGCGCGCCGCAGCGGTTTGTGCCGGAGCAGGCACACATGGCCGCCCTCGCAGAGTCCGAGGCGCGCCTGCGTGGTGTGCTCGACGCCGGCTTCGATGCCGTGTGTGTGGTGCGGGCGGTGCGAAGCGTCGACGGCACTATCCGGGATTTCCTCATCCTCGACGCCAATCGTCTCGCGGGTGAACGCGCCGGCATGGCGCGGGAAGCGATGATCGGCCAGCCGGTCCTCACGGTGTTTCCCAAGAGCCGCGACTGGGGGCTGTGGGAGGAGTGCTGTCGGGTGCTGCTGACGCGCGAGCCCCTGGAGACCACACACGCCGCGCCCATCGACGATCAGCCCGTGCGCTGGCTGCAGCGACAGATCGTGCCGGTGGATGTGGAGAGCCTGGCCATCAGTTCACGCGACGTGACCGATCGCCACGTGGAGCAGATGGCGATCGCCGCAAGCGAAGAGCGGCATCGCCAGTTGTTCGAGAACAATGGCGCCATGCAGTTGCTGGTGGACGCCGAAACGTCGCTCATCCTCGATGTGAATGCGTCGGCTGAAGCGTTCTACGGATGGTCGCGGGCCACGATGCGCGGGATGTACGTCACCGATCTCGATGCGGCGCCGCTCGAACATTGGCGTACGGTCGTGGCGAAGATCGCGATTGGCACCGGCACCCGTGTGGCGCAGGACCATCGACTGGCCACCGGTGAGCGCCGTCGTGTAGAGACCTTTCTTGGCGTCGCGGAAATCAGCGGTCGGCGCGCCGTGCACATCATCGTGCAGGACATCACGGATCGGGCGCAGGCCGAACGACGTCTGCGTGAATCGGAAGCGCAGTTTCGCGCCGTCATCAACGGCATGCGGGAGGGCGTGCTGCTGTACGACGAGGCCGGTGTCATCCGGGTGTGCAACCCCAGCGCCGAGCGCATTCTCGACATCGAGGCGTCGCGCCTCATCGGATCGGAGCCGTCGCGCATCGACTGGCACGCACAGCGTGAGGATGGCAGCACCTGGCCGCAGGATGCGCCGCCGGGACTGGTGGCGCTGCACAGCGGGCAGAGCCAGATGCAGCAACTCATGGCCATCCAACGCAAGGATGGTGAGACGACCTGGATCAGCGTGACGGCTGAGCCGATTGTCCGCAATGGTGAATCCAAGGCGCATGGTGCCGTGTCCGTGTTCAATGACGTCACGGAAACACGCGCGTCGAGTGAACGGCTGCAGCAGATGCAGAAACTCGAAGCCATCGCGCAGTTGGCCGGTGGCATTGCGCATGACTTCAACAACCTGCTGACGGTCATCACAGGCGCGACCAGTTTTCTGCGCGATTCCCTCGATACCGAGTCACCGCTGCTCGAGGATATTGCGGCCATCGAACGTGCCTCCGAGCGCGCAGAGGAGCTGACGCGTCAGTTGCTGGCGGTGGGGCGTCGGCAGATGCTGCACACGGAGTTGGTGGAGATGAACCACTACCTCCGGGAGTTGCAGCCCTCCATTCGGGAATTGTTGCCGGACGCGGTGGAGCTGCGCTATGAGCTGTCGGCCACTCCCGTGGCGGCAGCGCTCGACCGCTCCCGACTGGGTGACGCGATTCTTGCGTTGGTGGCCAATGCCGGTGCGGCGATGCCCACCGGTGGTGTGCTCACGCTCACGACGCAGGACGTGGTGTGTCCACATCCGCATGACCACGCGGTCGGGGCGCGTCGTCGACCGTACGTGGTGCTGGCGGTGCAGGACACCGGGGCCGGCATGGACGATGGGACGCGGGCGCGTTTGTTCGAGCCGTTCTTCTCGACGCAGCCCTTCGGCAACAGCCGCGGTATGGGACTGGCATCCGTGCACGGCATGGTGCACCAGAGTCGCGGATTCATCGAATGTGATTCGGTGCCGGGCATGGGCACCACCCTGCGACTCTTTTTCCCCATGAGCGGCACGCCACAGACGGTGTGCGCGGTGGAGCCTCGCTCGGAATCGCGGCAGTCATCATCGGGTGCCGTGCTGGTGGTGGATGATGATCCCATGCTTCGTGAACTCGGCCGCCGGATGATCGAGAAGATCGGCGAGTTTGCCTTTACGGCGGCATCAGGGGCAGAGGCGCTGGCATTCCTCGAGCAGCGTGCCGGTGATGTGTCGACCGTGGTCACGGACCTCACCATGCCCGACATGGGTGGGCTCGAGCTGATCGCCACGCTCTCGGAGCGCTATCCGACGATCCCGGTGGTCGCGATCAGCGGCTTCACCGTGCAGGTGGGCGCCCGCGCCGCGCTCGATGCGCGTCAGGTCCCGTTCGTGGCGAAGCCGTTCACGATTCCCGAATTGGCGCAGGCATTGGCCGTTGCACGCGCGCGGCACGCGGATTCGGCCACGCGGTGA
- a CDS encoding thymidine kinase, which translates to MSGGFQASGGWMEVVAGVMFSGKTEELLRRVRRATIARKRVQVFKSHLDDRYAGLWAVSSHDRRTFEATPVDSSAQILLRLDPMAQVIAIDEAQFLDAGIVQVASSLADRGRRVILAGTDTDFRGEPFGAMPQLMAVSEMVDKLHAICVLCGSPASRNQRLIDGKPAPYESPTIMVGAADSYEARCRACHIVPRRDEAQQQLF; encoded by the coding sequence ATGAGTGGGGGGTTCCAGGCGTCAGGCGGATGGATGGAAGTCGTCGCTGGCGTGATGTTCAGCGGCAAGACGGAAGAACTGCTCCGTCGTGTGCGCCGGGCGACCATTGCACGGAAGCGCGTGCAGGTATTCAAATCGCATCTCGACGACCGGTACGCGGGATTGTGGGCGGTGTCCAGCCACGATCGACGGACGTTCGAAGCGACGCCTGTGGACTCCTCAGCGCAGATCCTGCTGCGCCTCGATCCGATGGCGCAGGTCATTGCCATCGACGAGGCGCAGTTCCTCGATGCCGGTATTGTGCAGGTGGCATCGAGTCTGGCCGATCGGGGCCGGCGGGTCATCCTCGCCGGCACTGATACCGACTTTCGCGGCGAGCCATTCGGCGCGATGCCCCAATTGATGGCCGTATCGGAAATGGTCGACAAACTGCACGCCATCTGTGTGTTGTGTGGCTCGCCGGCCAGCCGCAATCAGCGGCTCATCGACGGCAAGCCGGCACCCTACGAATCGCCCACCATCATGGTGGGAGCAGCCGATTCTTACGAAGCCCGGTGCCGCGCCTGCCATATCGTGCCGCGTCGGGACGAAGCACAGCAGCAACTGTTCTGA
- a CDS encoding DEAD/DEAH box helicase has translation MSEQEREETSPGATRSQHVVLQGPADLRMMAAAMRPGIERSRETGENAAPTCLVITPTLEQALAAATQARVLLGTDDVRVVPVTAVARSRRVLAAGPVAVVTGTAADLLALRRDAALNLQHLQVVVIVGLDDVLSANGAETLQALLGDAPGDVMRVATLEAENEQTEAFLEAQLRRARRLTPVIVGDTPLAITPRFLLTSVAGRADGLRALLDEQDPPSVTIVANTEVGLAQATAALHRLGVAVDGVSVQVVRQPSAQHVALTVLWEAPASHDALVEAVAMRPVDAVALLLPEELPTFRLFTDGLAEAWTPLPRKASAEDRVQQLRTALRSTLSNGGATASELALLAPLLENHDALEIAAAAVRLYEGARRDSIALRAKHAAAGARVREPRAERSDRPDDGSGTGASGRQRVFLAVGKRDEVRVGDIVGAIANEAEIPGDRIGTVELFESHAIVELNAEDAAKAVAALSNSTLRGRRLSARIDVRGAERGGFERGPRSDRGDRGGERGGDRGFGRGGRDGGREGGRDGGRDGGRSFGGRDGGRDSGRGFGGPRGGGDRPGGDRPRGDRPAGRPGERPGGFGGPRGPRPFGRDDRGGRDGGRDGGPRGDRGPDRGGDRGGRPPRAADERRAFGDRPVRERAEGRSEWAERSERMQHARRPARPAPERSTDFDAEG, from the coding sequence GTGAGCGAGCAGGAACGGGAAGAGACGTCGCCAGGGGCGACGCGGAGCCAGCACGTGGTGCTGCAGGGACCCGCTGATTTGCGGATGATGGCCGCTGCCATGCGGCCCGGAATTGAACGCAGTCGTGAGACCGGCGAAAACGCCGCCCCGACATGCCTCGTGATCACGCCAACTCTCGAACAGGCCCTGGCGGCGGCCACGCAGGCCCGCGTGCTGCTGGGCACCGATGATGTGCGGGTCGTGCCCGTCACGGCCGTTGCGCGTTCGCGTCGCGTGCTCGCGGCCGGTCCGGTGGCCGTCGTCACAGGCACCGCCGCCGATCTGCTCGCCCTGCGTCGTGACGCCGCCCTCAATCTGCAGCATCTGCAGGTCGTGGTGATCGTGGGCCTCGACGACGTGCTGTCCGCCAATGGGGCTGAAACCCTGCAGGCACTGCTCGGCGATGCACCGGGCGATGTGATGCGGGTGGCAACACTCGAAGCGGAGAACGAGCAGACCGAAGCCTTCCTCGAAGCCCAGCTTCGTCGCGCGCGTCGCCTGACGCCGGTCATCGTCGGCGACACGCCGCTCGCCATCACCCCGCGTTTCCTGCTGACATCGGTCGCCGGCCGTGCAGATGGTCTGCGTGCCCTGCTCGACGAGCAGGATCCGCCGTCGGTGACCATTGTGGCCAACACGGAGGTCGGCCTCGCACAGGCGACAGCAGCACTGCACCGTCTCGGAGTGGCCGTCGATGGTGTGAGCGTGCAGGTCGTGCGTCAGCCGAGCGCGCAGCATGTGGCCCTCACGGTGCTCTGGGAAGCACCGGCCTCGCACGATGCCCTGGTGGAAGCTGTGGCCATGCGCCCGGTGGACGCCGTGGCGTTGCTGCTGCCGGAAGAACTGCCGACGTTCCGGTTGTTCACCGATGGCCTGGCCGAAGCCTGGACGCCGTTGCCACGCAAGGCGAGCGCCGAGGATCGTGTCCAGCAGTTGCGCACCGCGTTGCGTTCGACGTTGTCGAATGGTGGCGCGACGGCCAGTGAGCTGGCGCTGTTGGCACCGCTGCTCGAGAACCACGACGCGCTCGAAATCGCCGCCGCGGCCGTGCGTCTGTACGAAGGAGCCCGCCGTGATAGCATCGCCCTGCGCGCCAAACATGCCGCGGCTGGTGCGCGGGTGCGTGAACCGCGTGCCGAGCGTAGTGATCGGCCCGATGACGGCAGTGGCACGGGCGCGTCGGGACGCCAGCGGGTGTTCCTCGCCGTCGGCAAACGCGATGAAGTGCGCGTCGGTGACATCGTGGGCGCGATTGCCAACGAAGCCGAGATCCCGGGTGATCGGATCGGAACGGTGGAGTTGTTCGAATCTCACGCCATCGTCGAGTTGAATGCTGAAGACGCGGCCAAGGCCGTGGCCGCACTCTCGAACAGCACCCTGCGTGGCCGTCGCCTGAGCGCGCGGATCGACGTGCGCGGCGCAGAGCGCGGTGGATTCGAGCGTGGTCCGCGCAGCGACCGCGGTGATCGTGGTGGAGAGCGCGGTGGCGATCGTGGCTTTGGTCGTGGCGGCCGCGATGGTGGGCGTGAGGGTGGTCGTGACGGCGGCCGCGATGGTGGTCGTAGCTTCGGCGGTCGTGATGGTGGCCGTGACAGTGGCCGTGGATTCGGTGGTCCGCGTGGTGGCGGCGATCGGCCCGGTGGAGACCGGCCTCGTGGTGACCGTCCCGCTGGTCGCCCAGGTGAGCGCCCGGGCGGATTCGGTGGACCGCGTGGTCCGCGACCGTTCGGTCGGGATGATCGTGGTGGACGCGACGGCGGACGTGATGGTGGGCCGCGCGGCGACCGTGGTCCAGACCGTGGCGGCGATCGCGGTGGGCGTCCGCCCCGCGCGGCGGATGAGCGTCGCGCGTTTGGCGACCGTCCGGTGCGCGAGCGGGCAGAAGGTCGCAGCGAATGGGCGGAACGTTCCGAGCGCATGCAACACGCGCGTCGGCCGGCCCGTCCGGCGCCCGAGCGCAGCACGGACTTCGACGCCGAGGGCTAA